The DNA region GCCACCGTCTTTCTTGGTTCGGATTCGATCGTGAACTTCTTTTCTGCCGTCAAGCGACAGGACGGCATTTGACATCTCACGATTGATAAAGTCGATCTTTTCATCATCGAGCAGAACGCCATTCGTGGTAATCGTAAAGCGGAAAGTCTTGTTGTGCTTTTGCTCGAGTGAGCGCGCGTATTCCACCGTCTTTTTGACCACGCCGAAATTGAGCAGCGGTTCCCCGCCGAAAAAGTCCACCTCAAGGTTATGCCGACTGCAGGACTTCTCGATTAAAAAGTCAATTGCAGTTTTTGCTACCTCTTCGGTCATCCAATTACGCTCCCCGCCAAAACACCCCTCGTCCGCAAAACAGTATTCGCACTTCATATTGCAGTCATGCGCAATCAGCAGGCACATCGACTTTACAGGTGCAGAACCGGTTCTGTATGCGGCAAGGCGTTCATCGTCCGGGCAAAAGAGTTCGCCCCGATCACGCAGTTCGCGTAATTCGTTCCAGCAGGTGTCGACATCCTCGCGCGTACCGTGTTGATAGGCTGCTTCGGGCGTGTCTTTTGTCATTTCAAACGAAGTGTAGTTCAATAGCTCATAGGCGAGCTTGTCCAACACATGGACAGCGCCGCTGTTTGTATCAATTGCAATTCGATACCCGTTCAACTCATATTTGTGCAGCATCTTTTCAAGCCATCCTTACACCCAATCCGGGACGTTTGGTTTTTCGACGTAGGGAAAAAAGCTCCGGGATTGAAAAATCTTTTTTCAAACTTTTCCTTTCCGAGACAACAAAAAGGGCCGACCCCGCATAGAGAGGCGGCCCTCATGCAGAAATCGTTATTTTGAAGTTTTCGGAGAAAAACGGCGATTGTTTTTGCTGTTTTCGCATTTTTGATTGGCAACCGTGCAAGAGGTTTTGCAAGCCGACTGGCAGGACGCCTGACACTCACCGCATCCGCCGTTCTTGACACTGGCGGTAAGCCGTGCTCCGGTAATGGTCTTGATATGGCTCATAATAGTAAACCTCCGAAATTTTATCTGCGGAAAACAAAAATAGGGTTTTCCGGTACTTGATTATACCACAACGAGTTTGATCTTTCAAGTTTTTAGGAATAAATTTTTACTTTAGTTAATGGGCCCGGCTTTTCCGATGCTTATTTCCGGCACCGATAAAACCTCCCACAGCGCCTGAGACAAGGCATACAGCGAGTTTGATGAAAAATGTCAAGAACATCACGCCGTTTCCGAAAAACAACCCAAGCACAAAGAGAATGACGAATGCGAAAAAAGCGCAGAGCATTCCGTTTAGGACGCACTTTCTCCGAATAGCCCGAGCACTCATCAGACCACCGGTAAGACCTGTAATGCCGCAGAGGATCCACCCGACCGCTCCGATATAGCAAACCGATGCGCCGGCGCTGAAAATAATCGCCGTCGCAAGACATACAGCGGTTGAAATCAAAATCGAAAATACCGCATAAAGGATGATCTTTTTCATAGGATTTCCGTTACCGGGTTCAGCCGCAGACATAAAAAAACCCTCTCGAATCAAGTTATGAAAAACTATGCCGGGAGGGTGCGTTTTATTCCGTTTTTAGCGCCAACGATTTATCGTTATTCTTTCGATGAATCATCAGCAGATTTGCGCATTGCAGTGATGGTTTGGATTGCCCATTTCATGATCTTCAGCTTATCGCGGTCGGAACCGGTCTCGATGATTACCGAATCCTCACGGACGCTGACAACAGTACCCGAGATGCCGCCAATCGTGACGATCTCATCGCCGACGGAAAGCGCATCACGCATCATCTTCTGCTCTTTGTCACGCTTTTTCTGCGGGCGGATCATCAGAAAATACATCGCGAGAATCAATACGCCGAAAAGTAGAACCGTTGACCAAATACTGCTGCCCCCGAACAGAGAGGCGGCGCCGGAAGCCGTGCTTGCCGTGGATGCAGTCGAGTCAACGACAGTGTTTACGACAGAATTAACAACAGACGTAACAGAAGCGCCTGTCGTTGCCGCAGTCAATACATCTGTAGACGGAGTGGCGGCCTCAAGCAATCTGCCTATCATCGAGAAAAATACGTTCATTTCATACAATCCTTTCAATTTCTGAGAAAAATTCACTTCTCGCGAAAAATTATACAATATTTTTTCTTACAAGGCAAGAGAAATTTTCAAATCACGAATCCTCCGTTCGGGCTGATCACCTGACCGGTGATAAATTCGGATTCTGATAAAAACAAAGCGGTTTTTGCGATTTCGAAAGGCGTTCCGATCTTTTGCAGCGGCGTCTCATCTAATAAGCTTGTGATGTCTCCACCCGAGAGGCTCCGGTTCATCTTGGTATCGATTATGCCCGGTGCAATGCAGTTTACCATGATCCCTGAAGGGCCTACTTCTTTGGCCAAAGCTTTTGTCAATCCGATGACGGCAGCTTTTGAGGCTGAATAATGAACCTCGCAGGAACCGCCTGTGATGCCCCAAATGGATGAGACGTTGATGATCGTACCGGATTTTTGAGAGATCATATACGGTAGCGCTTCACGGCAGCAATAAAAGCAGCCGTCAACATTGACCGCGAACATCCTGCGCCACTGTTCGTCCGTGATGTCGGTGAAGAGAGAGAACTCTGCGATACCAGCGTTGTTGATCAGTACGTCAATTCCGCCGAAGCGTTCCAGTACCGCCGAAAACATCGCCTTAACCTGCGCCGAATCCGAAATGTCGGCTTTCACCGCAAATGCATATTCACCAAATTCTTGTTCGAGTGAATGTGCGATTCCTTCTGATTGATGATAATGCAATGCTACATAATATCCGCTTTCGGCAAAAAGCCGGGCGGTTGCTGCGCCGATTCCTCCGGAAGAGCCGGTGATCAACACTTTTTTCATTGTTGCCGTGTTCTCCCCTTTTCAAACAAAAATAAATCAAAATACGCGCCTAACGGCGCGTATTGCTCGAGATTGATGGTGCCGGTGGCCGGACTCGAACCGGCACGATATCGCTACCGGTGGATTTTGAGTCCACTACGTCTACCAATTCCATCACACCGGCATGTGCCCCGATGCGAAAGCTATTATAACATCTCTTTCCTGTTTTTGCAATACCGAATTTTTTAGAGTTTGCATTACTTGCCAATGGGCAAATGTTGTGTTATAATGGCGCTTATTAAGCATTGCCAACTGGGTAATGCCGAGATTACGGAGGCAGTTTGATATTTTTCAAACGCTTCATGAAAGGAAGGTTGTTAAGGTGAAATTCGCAATCATGGGTCACGGCGTAGTCGGTTCGGGGACGGCACAACTGTTCATGCGCAACCGGGACAAAATTGAAATGGCGGTCGGTGAATCGATGTGCCTGAAATACATTTTGGACATCAAAGATTTCACTGAATTGGAATATAACAACCTTTTTATCAAGGATTTTTCAATCATTGAAAACGACCCGGAGGTCTCGACCGTCGTCGAAACTATCGGCGGCACCGGTGCGGCATTTGAATTTGTCTCTCGATGCCTGAAAGCCGGGAAAAACGTCGTCACTTCAAACAAAGAGATGATCGCAACGCGCGGAACAGAGTTGATGGGTTACGCTAAACAGTCCGGTGCGATGTTGAAATTCGAAGCCAGTGTCGGCGGCGGCGTTCCGCTGCTAAAACCGATCAACCAATGTCTCGCTGCTGACAAGTTTAGCAGCGTTTACGGTATATTAAACGGGACGACCAACTTCATCCTGACCAAGATGGAAACCGACAATATGAGTTTTGAAGACGCTCTTGCTACCGCCAAAAAACTCGGTTACGCCGAGTTGAATCCGTCGGCGGATGTGGATGGGCATGACTGTGCCCGCAAAACCTCAATTTTGAGCGGTCTTTGCTTTAAAAAACACCCCCAACCCGATATTATCCCCACGACCGGTATCCGGCAGATCACCCTCGACGATATCAAGCTGGCGCGTGCTTGCGGCGGCTGCATAAAGTTGATCGGCAGAGCAAAACCGGTCGGCAATGGTGTGAGCGCCTGTGTCCGTCCGATGGTTGTGGACAATTCCAATCAGCTTTCATCCGTTAACGACGTCTTTAACGGTATTATCGTTGACGGAGATGCTACCGGCGACGTGATGTTTTACGGCAAAGGTGCGGGTAAATTCCCGACCGCAAGTGCTGTGATCTCCGACGTCATCGACTGCACGCGTGAAAAGCAGAGTCAGCGTAATATGTTCTGGGAAGATACGACTTCCTTTATTCCGGATGACAGCAAATACGAATTTTTACTCAGAGTAAACGAAACCGACACAAAAAAACTCGCTTTGCTCGGGAACTTAAGACGTTTGTCTGCCGGAAATGCGGTCGGCTATATCGCCGGTCTCTTCACAGATTCCGAATTAGAAGGAAAGTTAAAAGAGCTTTCAATCACCGCGACCGTA from Oscillospiraceae bacterium includes:
- the fabG gene encoding 3-oxoacyl-ACP reductase FabG produces the protein MKKVLITGSSGGIGAATARLFAESGYYVALHYHQSEGIAHSLEQEFGEYAFAVKADISDSAQVKAMFSAVLERFGGIDVLINNAGIAEFSLFTDITDEQWRRMFAVNVDGCFYCCREALPYMISQKSGTIINVSSIWGITGGSCEVHYSASKAAVIGLTKALAKEVGPSGIMVNCIAPGIIDTKMNRSLSGGDITSLLDETPLQKIGTPFEIAKTALFLSESEFITGQVISPNGGFVI
- a CDS encoding homoserine dehydrogenase; translated protein: MKFAIMGHGVVGSGTAQLFMRNRDKIEMAVGESMCLKYILDIKDFTELEYNNLFIKDFSIIENDPEVSTVVETIGGTGAAFEFVSRCLKAGKNVVTSNKEMIATRGTELMGYAKQSGAMLKFEASVGGGVPLLKPINQCLAADKFSSVYGILNGTTNFILTKMETDNMSFEDALATAKKLGYAELNPSADVDGHDCARKTSILSGLCFKKHPQPDIIPTTGIRQITLDDIKLARACGGCIKLIGRAKPVGNGVSACVRPMVVDNSNQLSSVNDVFNGIIVDGDATGDVMFYGKGAGKFPTASAVISDVIDCTREKQSQRNMFWEDTTSFIPDDSKYEFLLRVNETDTKKLALLGNLRRLSAGNAVGYIAGLFTDSELEGKLKELSITATVFPILK
- the scfA gene encoding six-cysteine ranthipeptide SCIFF: MSHIKTITGARLTASVKNGGCGECQASCQSACKTSCTVANQKCENSKNNRRFSPKTSK
- the yajC gene encoding preprotein translocase subunit YajC; protein product: MNVFFSMIGRLLEAATPSTDVLTAATTGASVTSVVNSVVNTVVDSTASTASTASGAASLFGGSSIWSTVLLFGVLILAMYFLMIRPQKKRDKEQKMMRDALSVGDEIVTIGGISGTVVSVREDSVIIETGSDRDKLKIMKWAIQTITAMRKSADDSSKE
- a CDS encoding TIGR04086 family membrane protein codes for the protein MKKIILYAVFSILISTAVCLATAIIFSAGASVCYIGAVGWILCGITGLTGGLMSARAIRRKCVLNGMLCAFFAFVILFVLGLFFGNGVMFLTFFIKLAVCLVSGAVGGFIGAGNKHRKSRAH